Proteins co-encoded in one Flavobacteriaceae bacterium MAR_2009_75 genomic window:
- a CDS encoding putative outer membrane starch-binding protein: MKINIKFFTGKIVVFAVLLLGTVSCSDFLDEQDPSNLQPESFYTTATHAESAIAAVYADARFVGNGAGIFSSNWQFLLAPTGTTTTETAQNSDLNNLYSLSYDPNTLHVRNWWRGIYKVIANANLVLENVPGIDMDDAQKNQILGEAKFLRSWAYFYAVRIWGDVPLITAPQSATSEDFFPVRTSQQEVYALIVTDLLEAENAGLPWTNDSGRVSQSAVKTLLSKVYLTMAGEPINETARYADAAAKAKEVIDNAGSLRLFDTYNEIHLETLNNMGEHIFSLQYNDLVAGNPMGNMFPNFQPVTYRGPSGTGSTIPDIDFYNSFEDGDLRKENQEGWFYTSYFENGSGDSINLGKPYIFKHFNVIANGTQGVEGTAKDNLNLPIFRYAEVLLIYAEAENAVNGPGQEAYDALKAIRDRAELDTPALGSFNQQSFQEAVWTERWHELCFEMKVWFDMVRLRKVFNSTTGGFDDFIGHVNLNSDQALQEKHLLFPLPEQEIINSPNLTQNTGY, from the coding sequence ATGAAAATTAATATAAAGTTTTTTACAGGTAAAATCGTCGTATTCGCGGTCTTACTTTTAGGAACCGTAAGTTGTTCCGATTTTTTAGACGAACAAGACCCCTCGAATTTGCAACCCGAGAGCTTTTACACCACAGCTACTCATGCTGAATCTGCTATAGCTGCGGTTTATGCCGATGCTAGATTTGTTGGTAATGGAGCAGGTATATTCTCTTCGAACTGGCAATTTTTGCTTGCACCTACGGGTACTACGACAACGGAGACCGCTCAAAATTCAGATTTGAACAATTTATATTCATTATCATACGATCCCAATACACTTCATGTTCGAAATTGGTGGAGAGGTATCTATAAGGTTATTGCTAATGCGAATCTAGTATTAGAGAATGTTCCCGGTATCGATATGGATGATGCCCAAAAGAATCAAATTTTAGGAGAGGCTAAATTTCTAAGGTCCTGGGCCTACTTTTATGCCGTGCGTATTTGGGGCGATGTACCTTTAATAACGGCCCCTCAGAGTGCAACTTCAGAAGATTTCTTCCCAGTTAGGACTTCGCAACAAGAGGTTTACGCTCTAATAGTTACCGATTTATTGGAAGCCGAAAATGCTGGATTGCCATGGACCAATGATTCAGGCCGTGTATCACAATCGGCAGTTAAAACTTTGTTGTCGAAAGTATATCTAACGATGGCAGGTGAACCGATCAATGAGACAGCCCGGTACGCAGATGCAGCTGCCAAAGCGAAAGAAGTTATTGACAATGCAGGTTCACTTCGATTGTTCGATACGTATAATGAAATACATCTTGAGACCCTCAATAATATGGGGGAACATATTTTTAGCTTGCAATACAATGATTTAGTCGCGGGCAATCCAATGGGTAATATGTTTCCTAATTTTCAACCGGTAACCTATCGTGGTCCGTCAGGTACAGGCAGTACCATACCCGATATCGATTTTTATAATTCCTTTGAAGATGGCGATCTAAGAAAAGAAAATCAGGAAGGTTGGTTTTATACCAGTTATTTTGAAAATGGTAGTGGAGATTCTATTAACCTGGGCAAACCTTATATTTTCAAGCATTTTAATGTGATTGCCAATGGTACTCAAGGAGTAGAGGGCACTGCAAAGGACAATTTAAACCTACCAATTTTTAGATATGCAGAGGTACTTTTAATTTATGCGGAAGCAGAAAACGCGGTTAATGGACCAGGGCAAGAGGCGTATGATGCTCTTAAGGCTATAAGAGACAGAGCTGAGTTAGACACGCCCGCTTTAGGCTCGTTTAACCAACAATCTTTTCAGGAAGCAGTTTGGACGGAAAGATGGCATGAGCTCTGTTTTGAAATGAAAGTCTGGTTCGATATGGTACGCCTAAGAAAGGTGTTCAATAGTACGACGGGAGGCTTTGATGATTTTATAGGGCATGTTAACCTGAATTCAGATCAGGCATTACAGGAGAAGCATTTGTTGTTTCCCTTACCGGAACAAGAAATTATCAATAGTCCTAATTTGACACAGAACACGGGTTACTAG
- a CDS encoding 3-oxoacyl-[acyl-carrier-protein] synthase-3, whose translation MYNSKITGLGYYVPDNVVSNDDLSKIMDTNDEWIQERTGIRERRHVVPEQDTTTSMGVKAAKIAIERAGINKDDIDFIVFATLSPDYYFPGPGVLVQRDLGIKTVGALDVRNQCSGFVYALSVADQYIKSGMYKNILVIGSELHSRGLDMTTRGRAVSVIFGDGAGAAVLSREEDTTKGVLSTHLHSEGQHAEELSLIAPGMGKRWVTDILEENDPQDESYYPHMNGQFVFKNAVVRFSEVILEGLKANNLQPTDIDLLVPHQANLRISQFIQKKFGLSDDQVFNNIMKYGNTTAASIPIALTEAWEAGKINSGDLVVLAAFGSGFTWGSAIIKW comes from the coding sequence ATGTATAACTCAAAAATTACAGGGCTCGGTTATTATGTTCCAGATAATGTCGTTTCGAACGATGACTTATCAAAAATCATGGATACCAATGACGAATGGATTCAAGAACGAACAGGAATTAGAGAAAGAAGACACGTGGTTCCTGAACAAGATACGACTACTAGTATGGGGGTCAAAGCTGCCAAAATAGCAATAGAAAGAGCTGGTATTAATAAAGATGATATCGATTTTATTGTATTTGCAACCTTAAGTCCTGACTATTATTTTCCAGGGCCCGGTGTCTTGGTACAACGTGACCTGGGTATAAAAACAGTTGGTGCCTTAGATGTGAGAAACCAGTGTTCTGGTTTCGTTTATGCACTATCTGTTGCAGACCAGTACATCAAAAGTGGTATGTACAAAAATATTTTGGTTATTGGTTCTGAGCTGCATTCAAGAGGTCTTGATATGACAACTAGGGGTAGGGCCGTGTCAGTAATTTTTGGTGATGGTGCTGGTGCTGCGGTCTTAAGTCGTGAAGAAGATACGACCAAGGGTGTACTATCGACCCATTTACATTCTGAAGGTCAGCACGCAGAAGAACTTTCATTGATCGCACCGGGCATGGGTAAGCGATGGGTGACCGATATATTAGAGGAAAATGACCCTCAAGACGAATCGTACTACCCACATATGAACGGTCAATTTGTTTTTAAGAATGCTGTCGTTCGTTTTAGTGAGGTAATTTTAGAAGGATTAAAGGCTAACAATCTACAGCCAACTGACATCGATTTATTGGTGCCGCATCAAGCGAACTTGAGAATTTCTCAATTTATTCAGAAAAAATTTGGTTTATCTGACGATCAAGTTTTCAATAATATAATGAAATATGGTAATACAACTGCGGCGTCGATACCAATAGCTTTGACAGAGGCTTGGGAAGCCGGTAAAATTAACAGTGGCGACCTGGTGGTTTTAGCAGCATTTGGCAGTGGTTTCACTTGGGGTAGCGCAATCATAAAATGGTAG
- a CDS encoding DNA replication and repair protein RecR, with amino-acid sequence MDFSSKLLENAVYEMSQLPGIGKRTALRLVLHLLKQPQDQTTRLVSALENLRSEIKFCKNCHNISDLAICEICSNSRRDKSLVCVVEDIRDVMAIENTSQYKGLYHVLGGKISPMEGIGPQDLTISSLVDKVKQGEVKELIFALSSTMEGDTTNFYIYKQLDGLEVNTSTIARGIAVGDELEYADEVTLGRSILNRIPFENSLKAN; translated from the coding sequence ATGGATTTTTCCTCCAAACTTCTTGAAAATGCAGTTTATGAAATGTCTCAGTTGCCCGGTATCGGTAAGCGTACGGCATTGCGATTGGTATTGCATTTACTAAAACAACCTCAGGATCAAACTACTAGATTGGTATCGGCTCTTGAAAATTTAAGAAGTGAGATTAAGTTTTGCAAAAATTGCCACAATATATCTGACTTGGCCATTTGTGAGATTTGTTCAAACTCCCGACGCGATAAAAGTTTAGTTTGCGTTGTTGAAGATATTCGAGATGTAATGGCTATCGAAAACACAAGTCAGTATAAAGGTCTTTACCACGTTTTGGGCGGTAAAATTTCACCGATGGAAGGCATTGGCCCGCAAGATTTGACTATTTCTTCTTTAGTGGATAAAGTCAAGCAAGGTGAGGTGAAAGAACTTATTTTTGCATTAAGTTCAACAATGGAGGGTGATACGACCAATTTTTATATCTATAAGCAGTTGGATGGGCTTGAGGTGAATACATCGACTATTGCAAGAGGTATAGCTGTAGGAGATGAATTGGAATATGCCGATGAGGTTACCTTAGGTAGAAGTATTCTGAATAGAATTCCTTTTGAAAATTCTTTAAAAGCGAACTAA
- a CDS encoding DNA polymerase-3 subunit epsilon encodes MELKLSRPICFFDLETTGTNVAKDRIVEISILKIFPNGNKESKTWLVNPEMEIPAEVVAIHGISNEKVANEPTFKELSKDIYQMIKDCDLGGFNSDRFDIPLLAEELLRAEVDFDMKRMVSIDVQTIFHKMEKRTLGAAYKFYCGKELTDAHSAEADTLATYEVLLSQLDRYPDLENNVKKLAEFSTHRQFADFAGFLGYDKEGNETFAFGKHKGKKVLDVLEKEPGYFGWILNADFPLYTKKVLTQIKLSQFSGKLG; translated from the coding sequence ATGGAGCTTAAATTATCAAGGCCGATTTGTTTTTTTGATTTGGAAACGACCGGAACCAATGTCGCAAAAGACCGAATCGTAGAAATATCAATTTTGAAAATATTTCCGAATGGTAATAAAGAAAGCAAAACTTGGTTGGTAAACCCCGAAATGGAAATACCCGCCGAAGTGGTGGCCATTCATGGTATCTCTAATGAGAAAGTGGCCAATGAGCCTACTTTTAAAGAGCTCTCGAAAGATATTTATCAAATGATCAAAGACTGCGATTTAGGTGGTTTTAATTCTGACCGTTTCGATATACCGCTACTCGCCGAAGAATTGCTTCGCGCCGAGGTTGATTTTGATATGAAACGAATGGTTTCTATCGACGTGCAGACCATTTTTCATAAGATGGAGAAAAGAACCTTGGGGGCTGCCTATAAGTTTTACTGTGGAAAAGAGTTGACCGACGCCCATAGTGCCGAAGCGGATACACTAGCCACTTACGAAGTATTGTTATCACAATTGGACAGATATCCTGACCTTGAAAATAATGTCAAAAAACTAGCCGAATTTTCAACACACAGACAATTTGCAGATTTTGCCGGTTTTCTAGGTTATGATAAAGAGGGTAATGAAACATTTGCGTTTGGTAAGCACAAGGGTAAAAAAGTTCTTGATGTGCTAGAGAAAGAACCGGGCTACTTCGGGTGGATTTTAAATGCCGATTTCCCCCTTTACACCAAAAAAGTTTTGACCCAGATTAAGTTGAGTCAGTTCAGCGGAAAATTAGGTTGA
- a CDS encoding TonB-linked SusC/RagA family outer membrane protein, whose translation MRGTFLKSFLVVGAFLCYGISMAQTVSGNVSDETGPLAGANVLVKGTSNGTQTDFDGNYTISNIGGDATIVFSYIGYKSSEIQVNDRSEIDVVLQQDASELEEVVLIGYGSQRKSDLTGAVGQVDADELQERPVQSLNQSLAGRIAGVQVNTNSGRPGGKTNVRIRGFSSINSSNNPLYVVDGVQLPQGNLDQYSSAIDFLNPNDVVSIEVLKDASSTAIYGARGANGVILVTTKRGRAGQGQISYSVEYNVKEFGPNRAEVLNSEEYLMVEQLSWENTQKFDPEGWANGNYAQYEPRLKRADPLIAPLFDSNGNALYDTNWAKEVQQHRLSQNHQLGFSGGNERTTYALSMGINDEQGLLKNTYLKRYSGRFSIDDQIKEWVKIGGTLSYNYQTENLADTNDQVPRRMVEDFPFLPVRYPEGHPREGIFADNRDYPFAEGTFNSVHRLDGQQYILNTQTASGSAYSNISFTDELQMRSVVGANVITQENPEFRDATLAGNSQAFASSSSNKEIFWSIENYLTYDKQINENNSLTALLGLSWQQTNSFSFNGEANNFPTDYFGYNNLGAGSNNIRVGSNSEREALNSYFGRINYNLYGKYLFTLTGRADGSSKFGDNNKFSFFPSAAVAWRVSDEDFLQDSETISNLKLRTSYGVTGNSEIAPYSSLSLLSSNYQTIWGGNLIGGTGLNRLANPDLKWEKTAQYDVGLEVGLFNNRIGIEADVYYRKTTDMLLDAPVPQSSGYTTIRRNVGSMENKGLEVSLNTINVTLEDFSWNTNFNISMNRNKVLSLATPSDIFGVGGPGITNETNIIRIGEPVGSFWGLTRLGVWGTDEAEEAASYVSYRNGLTLLPGDIKYKDFNGDKIINDEDRSIIGNGYPTASGSLINNFTYKGLDLTIDLQYSWGNDVMDMNLHSSEDRQALANSYRTVLNAWTPDNQNTMIAQVRDTRAGYVTNVDSHWIKDGSFLRGRNLILGYSFEPQLLERLYLNKLRIYASTQNFFLWVDDELIGDPEVSPIRGGEGNNVFSQGMKWHEYPRSTTFVLGLQVGI comes from the coding sequence ATGAGGGGAACATTCTTAAAAAGCTTTCTGGTTGTCGGAGCATTTTTATGCTATGGCATCAGTATGGCGCAAACTGTAAGTGGAAACGTTTCAGATGAAACTGGCCCCTTGGCTGGTGCGAACGTTTTAGTAAAAGGTACCTCAAATGGTACCCAGACCGATTTTGATGGTAACTATACCATATCTAACATAGGTGGAGACGCTACAATAGTATTCAGTTATATAGGGTACAAGTCTTCAGAAATTCAAGTAAACGATAGGTCCGAAATCGATGTAGTTCTTCAGCAAGACGCTTCTGAACTAGAAGAAGTAGTGCTTATTGGTTACGGTAGTCAGAGAAAGTCTGACCTTACCGGTGCAGTAGGGCAGGTCGATGCTGATGAGCTTCAAGAAAGACCGGTACAATCGTTGAACCAATCGCTTGCCGGTAGAATTGCCGGTGTTCAGGTAAATACCAACTCAGGTCGCCCGGGTGGTAAAACCAATGTTAGGATCAGGGGTTTTAGTTCGATTAATTCTTCGAACAACCCACTTTACGTAGTCGATGGGGTACAATTACCTCAGGGTAACTTAGATCAATACAGTTCTGCAATAGATTTTTTGAATCCTAACGATGTGGTGTCGATAGAGGTATTAAAAGATGCTTCTTCGACGGCAATTTATGGTGCCCGAGGAGCAAATGGAGTCATTCTGGTAACGACAAAGAGAGGTCGTGCCGGGCAAGGGCAAATAAGTTATAGCGTAGAATATAATGTTAAAGAGTTTGGCCCCAATAGAGCTGAAGTCTTGAATTCTGAAGAGTATTTGATGGTCGAGCAGCTATCTTGGGAGAATACACAAAAATTCGATCCGGAAGGCTGGGCCAATGGCAACTATGCGCAATACGAGCCTAGATTGAAAAGGGCCGACCCCTTGATTGCACCATTATTCGATAGTAATGGTAATGCCCTTTATGATACGAACTGGGCAAAAGAGGTACAGCAACATAGATTGTCTCAAAATCATCAATTGGGCTTTTCTGGAGGAAATGAAAGAACAACCTATGCACTTTCTATGGGAATCAATGATGAACAGGGATTATTGAAAAACACCTATCTAAAACGTTATTCCGGTAGGTTTTCAATCGATGATCAAATTAAAGAGTGGGTCAAAATCGGAGGTACGTTAAGTTATAATTATCAAACGGAAAATTTGGCCGATACGAATGATCAGGTACCACGAAGAATGGTAGAAGATTTTCCATTTCTACCGGTCCGCTATCCTGAGGGTCACCCTAGGGAAGGTATTTTTGCAGACAACAGAGATTATCCCTTTGCCGAGGGTACATTTAATTCAGTTCACCGTCTAGATGGCCAGCAGTATATTTTAAATACCCAGACCGCATCGGGTAGTGCATATTCCAATATCAGTTTTACCGATGAACTTCAAATGCGATCAGTGGTCGGTGCAAATGTTATTACTCAAGAAAACCCAGAATTTCGTGATGCTACTTTGGCAGGCAACAGTCAGGCTTTTGCGTCTTCAAGTAGTAATAAAGAGATTTTCTGGTCTATTGAAAACTACTTGACCTACGATAAACAAATAAACGAGAATAACTCACTAACTGCTTTGTTAGGTCTATCTTGGCAGCAAACCAATTCTTTTTCCTTTAATGGCGAAGCCAACAATTTTCCGACCGATTATTTTGGTTATAATAACCTTGGTGCTGGATCTAATAATATTCGAGTAGGTTCAAACTCAGAAAGAGAAGCCTTGAATTCTTATTTCGGTCGTATTAATTACAATCTTTACGGCAAATATCTCTTTACACTTACCGGTAGGGCTGATGGTTCCTCGAAATTTGGTGATAATAACAAGTTTTCTTTCTTTCCTTCTGCGGCGGTTGCATGGAGGGTTTCAGATGAAGACTTTTTGCAGGATAGCGAAACTATATCAAACTTAAAGTTAAGAACCAGTTATGGTGTAACCGGTAATTCTGAGATTGCCCCATATTCATCATTATCTCTTCTAAGTTCGAATTATCAGACAATTTGGGGAGGCAATCTTATTGGAGGTACAGGTCTGAACCGTTTGGCAAACCCCGATTTAAAGTGGGAGAAAACTGCACAGTACGATGTAGGTCTTGAAGTTGGTCTTTTCAATAATCGAATCGGCATTGAAGCTGATGTGTACTATCGAAAAACAACTGATATGCTCCTTGATGCTCCGGTTCCGCAGTCTAGTGGTTATACCACAATAAGAAGAAACGTCGGTTCAATGGAAAACAAAGGTTTAGAGGTCTCATTGAATACAATTAATGTGACACTAGAAGACTTCAGTTGGAACACCAATTTTAATATATCGATGAACCGAAATAAGGTACTCTCACTTGCTACACCATCTGATATTTTTGGTGTGGGCGGGCCAGGTATTACCAATGAAACCAATATTATACGCATTGGCGAACCTGTCGGTTCATTCTGGGGGCTTACCCGATTAGGGGTTTGGGGTACAGATGAGGCCGAAGAGGCAGCCAGTTATGTGAGTTATAGAAATGGTTTGACTTTATTGCCAGGTGACATCAAGTACAAAGATTTCAACGGTGATAAAATTATTAATGATGAAGACAGGTCAATAATAGGTAACGGCTACCCTACAGCTTCGGGCAGTTTAATTAACAATTTCACTTATAAGGGTTTAGACCTCACTATTGACCTTCAATACTCGTGGGGTAATGATGTAATGGATATGAACCTGCACTCCAGTGAAGATAGACAAGCTTTGGCCAACAGTTATAGAACAGTTCTCAATGCATGGACTCCCGATAACCAAAACACCATGATTGCTCAAGTTCGTGATACACGGGCAGGTTATGTAACCAACGTTGATTCTCACTGGATTAAGGATGGTTCATTTCTTAGGGGGCGAAACCTTATTTTAGGTTATTCTTTCGAACCCCAACTACTAGAGAGACTATATCTAAATAAATTAAGAATTTATGCGTCGACACAAAACTTCTTTTTATGGGTAGACGATGAATTGATCGGGGACCCAGAAGTATCACCTATTCGTGGAGGTGAGGGCAATAATGTGTTTTCACAAGGTATGAAATGGCACGAGTATCCAAGATCTACAACTTTTGTACTAGGTCTACAAGTGGGTATTTAA
- a CDS encoding 2-oxoglutarate dehydrogenase E2 component (dihydrolipoamide succinyltransferase), which produces MSKFELKLPRMGESVAEATLTTWLKEIGDTIELDEPIFEIATDKVDSEVPSEVEGVLVEKLFEVDDIVKVGQTVAIIETDGTIEDAQEGDEHSSEKSSAAEATAAVAERVEVAKEAVSSTVRKEQGTNGKERFYSPLVKNIAKQEGISVQQLDSIQGTGKEGRVTKNDILAYVENGQPKEVTAAKVPVEAKKEMETSPAEVEEKKQKEPNMSANSSTNNGEVIEMTRMGKLIAKHMTDSVSTSAHVQSFIEVDVTNIVNWRNSVKNDFEKREGEKLTFTPIFMEAVAKALKKYPMMNISVLGDKVIKKKNINIGMAAALPDGNLIVPVIKNADQLNLVGMAKVINDLADRARSNNLKPDEVQEGTYTVTNVGTFGSVFGTPIINQPQVGILALGAIRKIPSVIETKEGDFIGIRSKMYLSHSYDHRVVNGALGSMFVKAVADYLEAWDTEREV; this is translated from the coding sequence ATGTCAAAGTTTGAACTGAAATTACCACGCATGGGTGAAAGTGTTGCTGAGGCCACCTTAACAACATGGCTCAAAGAGATCGGTGATACCATTGAATTAGATGAGCCTATTTTTGAAATTGCTACCGATAAGGTCGATTCTGAGGTGCCCAGTGAGGTCGAAGGTGTTCTCGTTGAAAAACTGTTCGAGGTTGATGATATTGTCAAAGTGGGGCAGACCGTTGCTATCATCGAGACCGATGGTACAATTGAAGATGCACAGGAAGGTGATGAACACAGTAGCGAAAAGTCTTCTGCCGCCGAGGCGACTGCCGCTGTTGCAGAAAGGGTCGAAGTGGCTAAAGAAGCAGTGTCTTCTACCGTTCGTAAAGAACAAGGCACGAACGGCAAAGAAAGATTTTATTCCCCTTTGGTTAAGAATATTGCAAAGCAAGAAGGTATTTCTGTACAGCAATTAGATTCTATACAAGGAACGGGTAAAGAAGGAAGGGTTACCAAGAATGATATTCTAGCTTATGTCGAGAATGGCCAGCCTAAAGAGGTTACCGCTGCTAAAGTACCCGTTGAGGCGAAAAAAGAAATGGAGACTTCTCCCGCAGAAGTTGAAGAGAAGAAGCAGAAAGAACCCAATATGTCCGCTAACTCTAGTACTAACAACGGTGAGGTTATTGAAATGACCCGTATGGGCAAGTTGATAGCCAAACACATGACGGATAGTGTTTCTACCTCGGCTCATGTTCAAAGTTTTATAGAGGTCGATGTTACCAATATCGTTAATTGGCGTAATTCGGTAAAAAACGATTTTGAGAAGCGTGAAGGTGAAAAGTTGACGTTCACTCCTATTTTTATGGAAGCTGTCGCAAAAGCTTTGAAGAAGTATCCCATGATGAATATTTCTGTTCTTGGCGATAAAGTCATAAAAAAGAAAAATATAAACATCGGTATGGCGGCAGCTTTACCAGATGGTAATCTGATCGTTCCCGTGATTAAAAATGCCGACCAGCTCAATCTGGTAGGTATGGCCAAGGTGATAAATGATTTGGCCGACAGGGCAAGAAGTAATAACCTAAAACCCGATGAGGTTCAAGAGGGTACGTATACCGTTACGAACGTAGGAACTTTTGGTAGCGTATTTGGTACGCCTATAATCAATCAACCGCAGGTAGGTATTTTGGCATTGGGTGCGATTAGAAAAATTCCTTCTGTCATAGAAACTAAAGAAGGAGATTTCATAGGTATTCGAAGTAAAATGTATTTATCACATAGTTATGACCATAGGGTGGTGAACGGAGCATTGGGAAGCATGTTCGTAAAAGCGGTTGCGGATTATTTGGAAGCGTGGGATACTGAAAGAGAAGTGTGA
- a CDS encoding 2-keto-4-pentenoate hydratase/2-oxohepta-3-ene-1,7-dioic acid hydratase in catechol pathway, whose translation MKLICIGRNYTEHIEELNNERPEEPVVFIKPDSAILPNEQDFYIPDFSNDVHYEVELLIKINKVGKHIEERFAHKYYDEVGLGIDFTARDLQSQLKEKGLPWEKAKGFDGSAVVGKWLSKNNLGSIDDINFSLFKNGEEVQKGSTKLMLWKIDELIAYVSKFFTLKKGDIIFTGTPAGVGRIQANDYLSGIMEGHELFHINVK comes from the coding sequence ATGAAACTAATTTGTATCGGTCGAAATTATACCGAGCACATAGAAGAATTGAATAATGAACGGCCAGAAGAACCTGTGGTTTTTATAAAGCCTGATTCGGCCATATTACCGAACGAACAAGATTTTTATATTCCTGATTTTTCCAATGACGTACATTACGAAGTTGAGCTCCTTATAAAAATTAATAAGGTGGGTAAACATATCGAAGAGAGGTTTGCGCATAAGTATTATGACGAAGTCGGATTGGGTATAGATTTTACCGCAAGAGACTTGCAGTCTCAGCTAAAGGAAAAGGGACTTCCATGGGAAAAAGCAAAAGGTTTTGATGGTTCTGCGGTGGTAGGAAAGTGGTTATCGAAGAATAATCTAGGTAGTATTGACGATATAAATTTTTCACTTTTTAAGAACGGCGAAGAGGTTCAAAAGGGCAGTACTAAGCTCATGTTATGGAAGATAGATGAGCTAATTGCCTACGTTTCTAAATTTTTCACACTTAAAAAAGGGGATATCATATTTACTGGAACACCTGCCGGTGTTGGAAGAATACAGGCAAATGACTATCTTTCGGGTATAATGGAAGGGCATGAACTCTTTCATATAAACGTAAAATGA
- a CDS encoding SSS family transporter translates to MTAIHILILIGAYFLLLLLISYFTGKNDSNVDFFKAGKSSPWYLVAFGMVGASLSGVTFISVPGWVATSEFSYMQVVFGYLAGYLVIAYVLLPIYYNLNVTSIYEYLEKRFGTVSYKVGAVSFFISRVLGASFRLFLVAIVLQQFVFDDLGVRFEVTVILSILLIWIYTFRGGIKTIVWTDTLQTTFMLLSVGLSIYFINQKLDWTVSEFLGSNELKQYSKMIFFDDFFGKSHFVKSFLGGMFITICMTGLDQDMMQKNLTCRSLKDAQKNVVSLSLVLVIVNFVFLLLGALLFIYAEKFNIAIPLMNGQAKSDLLFPEIALNSGLGIVVAITFMLGLIAAAYSSADSALTSLTTSFCVDFLGIDKRPEERQKKIRKTTHVAMSLLLVLVVILFKHILDTNVIDGLLQVATYTYGPLLGLFTFGIFTKHQLKDKYVWLVAVFVVILIYAIASIPSHALGGYQIGYELLPINGLLTFIGLWFIRKKN, encoded by the coding sequence ATGACCGCCATCCACATTCTTATTCTAATTGGAGCCTATTTTTTACTGCTCTTATTAATTTCTTATTTCACCGGAAAAAATGATTCTAATGTGGACTTTTTCAAAGCAGGCAAGTCGTCACCTTGGTACCTTGTTGCTTTTGGCATGGTCGGCGCGTCGCTATCAGGAGTTACCTTTATTTCGGTGCCCGGTTGGGTCGCCACTTCTGAGTTTAGTTATATGCAAGTTGTTTTCGGCTACCTAGCCGGTTACCTTGTAATCGCATATGTACTACTTCCCATTTATTACAATCTAAACGTAACCTCGATTTACGAATACCTTGAAAAACGTTTCGGTACGGTAAGTTATAAGGTGGGAGCCGTGTCTTTTTTCATCTCTCGTGTTCTTGGGGCATCTTTTCGATTATTTCTGGTTGCCATTGTACTACAACAATTTGTTTTTGATGACCTCGGTGTACGGTTTGAAGTAACTGTTATACTCTCTATTTTATTAATATGGATATATACATTTAGGGGCGGAATCAAAACTATTGTGTGGACTGATACTTTACAGACCACATTCATGCTCTTATCAGTCGGACTGTCTATCTATTTCATCAATCAAAAGCTCGATTGGACCGTTTCTGAATTTTTAGGTTCTAATGAATTGAAACAGTACAGTAAAATGATATTCTTCGATGATTTCTTCGGAAAGTCCCATTTTGTTAAATCATTTTTAGGAGGCATGTTCATTACCATTTGCATGACCGGTCTTGATCAAGATATGATGCAAAAGAATCTAACATGTCGGTCTTTAAAAGATGCGCAGAAGAACGTGGTCTCACTTAGTCTTGTATTAGTAATTGTCAATTTTGTCTTTCTATTGTTGGGAGCATTGCTTTTTATCTATGCCGAAAAATTCAATATTGCTATACCTTTAATGAACGGTCAAGCAAAATCAGATTTACTTTTTCCCGAAATAGCTTTAAATAGTGGGTTGGGCATAGTGGTGGCCATAACATTTATGCTAGGCTTGATAGCTGCCGCTTACAGTAGTGCCGATAGTGCCCTTACATCGTTGACCACCTCATTTTGTGTCGATTTTTTAGGTATCGATAAAAGACCCGAAGAGCGTCAAAAAAAGATTAGAAAAACCACTCATGTAGCAATGAGTCTTTTACTTGTTCTGGTAGTAATCTTGTTCAAGCATATTCTAGACACCAATGTCATAGACGGATTATTACAGGTAGCAACATACACTTACGGACCTTTACTAGGTCTGTTCACTTTCGGCATTTTCACCAAACATCAATTAAAAGACAAGTACGTATGGCTTGTAGCCGTTTTCGTAGTTATCTTAATCTATGCTATTGCATCAATACCTTCACATGCACTGGGTGGATACCAAATAGGCTATGAATTACTACCTATTAACGGGCTGTTGACTTTCATAGGTTTATGGTTCATTCGAAAAAAGAACTGA